One genomic window of Hydra vulgaris chromosome 03, alternate assembly HydraT2T_AEP includes the following:
- the LOC101237992 gene encoding methionine-R-sulfoxide reductase B1-A: MTYCAREDCQKYKDHFESGIYICSQCENPLFHGKSKYKHSSPWPAFTQPMHDCSLRKEVETEKQTSSDKPALRIFCAKCDNIVGHEFIGDGPQNSSRFUVLSDALKFVST, from the exons ATGACATACTGCGCTAGAGAAGATTGCCAAAAGTACAAAGATCATTTTGAGTcag GTATTTATATTTGCTCGCAATGCGAAAATCCTTTGTTTCATGGAAAGTCAAAATACAAACATAGTTCTCCTTGGCCAGCTTTTACACAACCTATGCATGATTGCAGTCTTAGAAAGGAAGTAGAGACTGAGAAGCAGACATCTTCTGACAAACCTGCACTAagg atctTTTGTGCAAAATGTGACAATATTGTTGGTCATGAATTTATTGGTGATGGACCTCAAAATTCTTCAAGATTTTGAGTTTTGTCAGATGCTCTTAAATTTGTATCAACTTAA
- the LOC100202494 gene encoding conodipine-P1 — MMFLILISAFILHAESSDVDTKCLVNEHLNGCSTPFHLPLPYKGMFTPACMTHDICYRCGVKFGWSQVECDLRFKTGMTNICKKKIATPRSKRDVSLWEKMIEKYEKVKNGWEKTTSNKTKTEEAKRLLLATKEIFKMIGKWFTLKNEMEKCLQAVDIYYYSVATYGIYAYRTTAKSYCDQKCAKDLGLNLHE; from the exons ATGATGTTTCTTATACTGATTTCAGCGTTCATTTTGCACGCAGAAAGTAGCGACGTTGATACAAAATGTTTGGTAAACGAGCATTTAAATGGTTGCAGTACTCCTTTTCATTTACCACTTCCGTACAAAGGAATGTTTACACCAGCATGTATGACGCATGATATTTGTTACAGATGT gGAGTAAAGTTCGGATGGAGTCAAGTGGAATGTGATCTTCGCTTTAAAACTGGAATGactaatatttgtaaaaaaaaaattgcaacaccTCGAAGTAAAAGAGATGTTAGTTTATGggaaaaaatgattgaaaaatatgaaaaagtgaAGAACGGTTGGGAAAAAACAAcatcaaacaaaacaaaaacagaagAAGCAAAACGTTTGTTACTTGCTACAAAGGAGATATTCAAAATGATTGGAAAAtggtttactttaaaaaacgaGATGGAAAAATGCTTGCAAGCTGTTGACATATATTATTACAGCGTTGCCACTTACGGAATTTATGCTTATCGCACCACAGCTAAAAGCTATTGTGATCAAAAGTGCGCAAAAGATCTTGGATTAAACTTGCATgaataa